ataagaaaaaacaaaaaaacacacaccttggGATAAAATCCTTAGAGTTTAAATCCGAATACAGATAAAGATATTGGCATGGCATGACATCTCTAGTATATTGCATACTGGTCACATGGTGACAACTCGTCTAATATTTTAATCTGAATCCTATGTCCAGAAAAGTTCACTCACGTCAGACTGTCTGAAATAATTCATGCTTGTAGCTTTTTTCTTTTGACATGATCAACTCCTCCATAAAACCCCGTCTGGTTGGGTAAAGATTGCTTTCTGAAAAtttagactctctctctctctctctctctctcacacacacacacagtcacattgATGCGAACACACATTTATCTCTAAAAAGCCTTCATGAATGAACATGAACGTCACTATCACGCCAACATAGCCAAACATTACCATCTGTGGCTAGAAGGAAAGTCAGTgccatagagagagagagagagagacagagagagagagagagatagagagagagagagagagagagagcgagagagatgcAGGAAAGGAGGGAGGGTAAAACCAAAAATGTTTCTGAAAAGATGATTAGATGTTAGAGAGATAAAAAGTAAACTGCACTTGAGTCCTTGACAGCAGAGAACAAGCATGCAAAGAAACATAAAAGATGAAACTGAAGTGATGCAGAAGTGTAGGAGGCTAGAAAagcacagagggagagagcacATGCTGAGTACTTATATGTCTGAAGGAAACACTTCCGGCCGTTATTTATAAATGCTtacgtgtatgtgtgagtgttatGGAGGCGTGTTCATTAAGAGATGTGTGAACATATATGACTCTCATTCACTGACTCAAGTTTTGGACATGTGTGCcaaccataacacacacacacacgcaaacactcACATGCCAAATCAGACACAAACATGAGAACATGCACACATGGCTGCTTTAAAGTGTTCCAAGATATTAAAAAGAGGATTGTCTTAACACAGTATTTGTAACAAGCCACCAGAACAGATTAAATTCACCTTGGCTTAAATTCTACAAGTCTCTGGAACtgtattaaacaaaataaacacgaTTCTTCAAAAAAATATTCCAATAACTTGTGTTTGGGTGATGAGCTCTGTCTTACACAGCTATCTCTCATAAATCTTTTATTAGGTTGTGGTATAGTGATTGTGAAGACCATAGTATAAGATTTACATACTtattaaatgattcagtaagCTCATGTACACTGTGGATGGAGGTATCTGAACTTACACAGTGATTTACATTGAACTCTCTCCATATAGTGGAAGAACCTGGACCCAACCATGCCAGAAAAATGCCCCACATAATCAAAACCACTGTTCTTAGCTTTGTCACCCTTAAGTATGTGTGTCTCGGCATAATATAGTCCCAAATTAAGAACTACAGTGTTTTATACTGtagttcttcatttttttttatattgtattgattgaagttatttattatatgtatttCAATGGAATATATGGAGGAAAAGTGAAACACTAAAGACATAAGTTCTGTTTAtagaaaaaaagtttattagggtattttttttatgtacaagCAATGTGATGACATGATGCACAGTTCTGTGTACAGTGAAATGTCTCCTTATAACTTTAATTCAGTTCCAAATCTCTGAATGGAAAAAAACTCAGTGAAAGGCCAGAACTAAGCTCACACACAGATTACAAAGGTTTATATGTAAACCTCACTGCAGGACAGACACTACCACTCCAAAAATCCTTAAATGAATAAAGACACATGGGTGCAGAATCCATCTTTCCATTTAACATATTTGTTATGGATAATGAAATGAAGTATACAgacaagaaaaaggaaaaaaactttGTGCACAATCTAATCAGACTATCATTCCTGTTCcagttgtttgtgtgttacttCATGTGACAAGGTGGAAGTGCATATTTACAGCTGTTTAGGCTATCTCTAGGTTTTCTTGTGAAGGTTGTATAGCACATCTCTGAAACGAGTTATGTTTTGTTTGACCCCTCAACACACCTTAATTACGTTCTGTCTAGCTCTATCTATCTcactgtctgtttttgtgtcacTGACTGCAGAAATAGAGTGCCCAGTGTACAAGGTCTCCTGAGAGTTGCAGTCAAGGCAACACTCCTAACTCTGCCTCATAAATGACACTAGACAGCAACAATTGTTTATCTAAAAGTGTTTATCTGTGTTCACACATATGTATGTGAACATCTATGTGTtgtacacatgtgtgtgtgtgtgtgtgagtgtgtttgtgccaTCTTTGCCATTCCTGTGGCTGATGTTGTGTGCCTCAGCATCAGACCCCATCAAGTCGTGAGGGGTCAAATACAGAAAAAAGggcaaaagaagaaaagagaagagattaGAACACTCTACTCAGCCAAACAGCATGTGAAGTGAAAGAgccagaagagagagagagaggagatacAGAAATGAGGGAGAtgcagaagaagaggaagggaGAATCTGTGAGTCGTCGCAATCGAGCTCAAAGCATCGGACTGAGGTTGCATCTTCGTTGCCGTAGTTGGCCCAGTACTCTTCGGGCTCGAGTTTTGGCAAGGCAGCCTCCTCCGGTGTCAGCTCGTACTTAGATGCTGAAGCTGCAGCTGCTGCTACAGCTGCAGAATGGGCATTCTTCACTGAGGAGAAGGGGAAGGCCTTGGGGAGCTCAGCGTTCTTCTGGTAAGCACCCTTGGCTGAGGCAACTGGTTTGTTCTTGGAGAACCACCAGCGTGTCTTGGTgctgaaggtggtggtggtggtgccaGTCAGAGAGCCGGGATCAGGAAGTGGGCAGGTGGCAAAGTCGAGCTCACGCAGGAAGCGGAGGTCCTGGCCTTGGCGTGCTGAAGGCGAGGTGCAGATCAGCTCAGAGCTGGAGACACGTGCATCACGGAACCACTGCCAGAGAGAGCGTGCCTCGCAGCCGCATGCCCATGGGTTGTCATTGAGGCGCAAGAACTGCAGGCCTGCTGTGTCTTTCAGCGTCTGGCCAGGCAGTTCACGCAGTGCATTGTTGAACAAGTAGAGGATGGTGAGGCGGCCCAGGTCACGGAAGGCGCGGCGGTGCACCTGGCGGATGCGGTTTTCATGCAGAAGCAGCCGGTCAAGGTTGACCAGGCCACGGAAAGCATTCTCAGAGACTATGCGAAGACGGTTGCCGTGCAGAAACAGATGCGTGAGGTTGACCAGGTCAGAGAACACACCATCAGGCAGGTGGGTCAGCTGGTTCTCCTGCAGATAAAGGAACTGCAGGCTGTAAAGCTTGCGGAACACATCTGCAGGCAGCTCAGTCAGACCACACCGGTGCATGTGCAGGCTTTGTAGCCTCTCAAGGCCCCGGAATGCACCACCATCCACTTGCCTTAAGGACGGGTTGTCCCCAAGATCCAGCTCTTCTAGCACACGCAGGGTACTGAAGGCACCTGCCTCAATCCAGGAAATGTTGTTTGAATACAGCCAAAGGACCTAAAATggagagaaatgaaatgaaatgaaaagaatgaaattggaggaaaaaatgcagtataTTTCTATTGGCATAGCCGCAGTTCAACTTTAATGCCACAGAAAAAGTTTAACTTGCCTGTGTCTCAAAACCAAAGGAGTCTGCCCTGAGCTCGGTGATGCGGTTGTTCTGCAAGAAAACACGCTGGGAGTCATAGGGCACGCCAACAGGGACAGAGGAGAAGTTCTGAGACTGGCAGCTGACAGTCATGGGCATGTgatagcacacacacagtcttggACATGCTTTCCCTGGAGCACAGTGACATGCCAACAGCCATAGCACCAGCCATAGAGACAgaccacctgagagagagagagagagaggacaagatTATAAACAAGACCAACAATGTAAAACCACTGCTTTCTCTTCTCAGGAGAAAGACAGGTGACACAGGCACTGATTTTATGTCAACATACAACCTGCCTTAAACAACCCCATGCTAACTGATGCTGGAGACTTGATACCTGTTTCTGTTTCCCGCGCACCTCAAACCTCGCACGCCGATAAAAGACTTCCCACCAAGTATCCTGAACTGTGTCTAAAGATGTGTGAAACAACAAGGTCGGATTTGCGTCACGTGCGTGAAAGAGGAGCGACTGGTATTAAAGTTTAAGCGCGCGGCTCTGTGGGCTCCGGTGACACTGCACAATAACGTGCCGCTTAAAACAGCGCAGTGCGTGAATTATTCATGCCGCGCGCATTCATCTTCTGTGCGCAAAATTTTCCAATTGCGTAGGCCGTGACCCCGGTGTTGCACGGTTCGGCGGACAAACACAGTGTCCATTGCGCAGGAAGGCACGTCATGTTAAAAACGAATATGCATGCTGTGAGACTTACTGCAAAAGAAAGTGTATCAGATTGCTGTGCTGCCCTGCCAAATGTCTGAACGATCAGTGGTGATGATTATCAGTTAAAGTCACAAAAAAGATACACAgactaactctaaccctaactttcgtaattttttaacaaattgCAAATGCGGGTGAAATCATTCAGGCGCTTTCAAGTATtagaaaaaaagtttctttaacAGTTCTTTGTAGTGCGTCACCAACAGACGATTTAATGTGCATTAACGACACAACCATAATTCCAATAAGAACAACCAGTTATTTCTGGTGTATGTGTAGCGACtgttacacatcactgttatattattatcattattaacatGAGCAAACAAATAGAAAAGTCATATCGATACTCACTCTTGAAGCTGAGCGCATGAGAGATGCGTTGACGCCGCGCGGCACTACGAGTTTCCATCCTGAACCAAAGCCTTGAGCGAGTTAGCCTGAGCGAAGAAAGCCTGCTATCTCTGCTTCTGGTTAGCTCTGGAGCTCGAGCTCGGACCGCAGCGACTGAGGAACAGCACCAGCACCGGTGCGCTTTATAGCAGGAGCGCGCGGAGGCGGGTGTGCGCGGCTCCGGGATCTCTCATACGTAATGCGCGCGAGGGCGCAATGAAAAGAGGAGGAagcggtttgtgtgtgtgtgagagagagaggaagaccaAACTTGCTCGTGTTTTCGCGCACAATGGACCGTCATTCTCCCGTGAGTGCAATTAGAATAAGAGAAGATTTTCAGTATGTAGGCATTTCCAGAGGAAATATCTCAAGTAACAAAAAAGGCAGCATCCGGAAACCTGAAGAATGATgccttataataataataataataataataataataataataataataataataataatcagggaCTATGCCactacaatattttttttaccaagTTATCTAGCTAGTCATCTTTGTCACTTTTTAATAACTGAATcgaattttatttttctttagttttatgTATAGCCATACAGTCATCAGAAGTTCCACCTCTCTCTACTGTATCACGATTATGCTTTAATTACTGGAACATTCTATTTATCTATGAATGGTCCATGGTTACTAATATGTTTATTGTGGCACTTGATGAACCCTTAAAAAGTACCAAATTGTACTTTTCCATGTCAATTCATGTTTTGTACCATTAATACCTTCAATTAGATAAAGATTTAAAAGTAAAGAGTACATTGATAGTCCTTAAGGTGGTCTTTTCTATGTGCATCTCTCTCAGTTAGGTAACTTTAATGATCTGTAATGGTGAGAAACACATGTTAAAGGTAGAAAATAAGTTCCATTCATGTTACCACACAAGAAACAAGGTACAACAAGTATAGATGAGTACCTGTATTTCTTAGTTTGGCAGCAATGTTGTATGTTAAACCCTAATGCTATCTGATACTATATGTGTATAATGCTTATGTTTATAAACTTTTGTctattatatatttaagcaTGGTActgctgtagtgtaacagtggtATGATAAGTTTGGCATTTAATCATTAAGTTTTACTGTGCTGCTTCATATTGCCTGTTGTTATTACCTGTGAACATGGCAGAATCATTATGAACCTTGATTACagctattttattataaaaaattttttaaaagaaaacaacaattaaaaacaacaatttttGTAAAGTTATAATGGGAAAAAGTTAGCTTAGACTTGTCTATATTAAGACATCAAAAGGTGTAATAAAGCCTATTTtcattaatttgtgtgtgtgtgtgtgtgtgtgtgtgtatgcgtgtgtgtgcctgcatcaGTGTGGGCCGCACTGAGTCAGATCTGACCTGTTCTGTCCTGAACATGACTGAGGTCGTTGAATGTTCTCAATATGCACTCCATctgcacatgcacaaacacacacacacacacacacagacacacacacacacacgcatgcacgcacacacacacactcacatcacatctaTGTTCGTTTTACTATCTTTGTAAGCCAATTGTATTACTGAACCTAAAAATTATATTCCTAAATCTAAGGtttgcaacaacaacaacaacaacaacaaaataaaggcAAGGTAAGTTTACATATGAGGACAATAAATTAGCCTATCATAAAGAATAACTACATGACTGGAACCTTTTTATTTAAGACATctaaatgttttgtaaatgtcACGGATAAATGGTTACAGGTAAAGGTACATATAATATCGCAGCCATGTGACCATCTCAGGTTGTGGATCATTTCACTGTGGGTGTTTTCTTGAGACATTCGTGtgatctaaaaaaataaataattctagtCTAATTATGCCACAGTGCTGTTAAATTCTTGaatcagaaggtgctgattcattttctataactggctctgacagtagtgctgGCTGCATGGTATATTAATGGTGTGTATTAATATGCTCATTCTAAGTTTATTAAGCTATACGTAATCTAGATctaaaaaacagattaaaaaactAAGTACTCAGTCCTCATTTTTGTTGAAGCTTAATATTTGTAAGAAAATACACCATAGCTTTGTTTGACTCCATAATTAACACAGCTTCATTTAAATCACACCTAACATCATCTCCATTGTGTTTAATAATCATATTACAATTGAGTAGAtgctattttaaaatgaaaatctcCAGAAGGAAAACCCGAAGTCAAGAAAATAACCAGAAAAATATGCTGAAACATTTGTTTAGTACTGTGACAGTAAGCCATGAGAAGAAACCAAACCAAActcataatattatatattatataatttcaGCATACTTTCACGATGGTAGAAAGTTGCTATGAAACTAAACTCTGGCAGTAATTAAACTACTAGATTTTCATCCAGAGATTCTGATACTTTAGTGCTAGTGCAAATAGAGTTATAGCTGTTTTGATGTTTCTTAATTGAAGGAGGTTCTAGCACAAAAAcggacaagacaagacaaggaCAAAACTGTCATGTATAATTGAAatcactggacatgcacacacatgcacacacacaagaacacagtTGCATGCTTgtacatacacctacacacaatgTTCTATGAGCCCACCAGTCCAGTCACTGTTGAAAATTCAAATCACTACAGGGGGCCTGAGGgagagaagacacacacacactcacacacacacagaatatgtACACCCACGCTTACACAGATACAGAGAACATACAGTATGCCATTtgacacacacttgcacatacTGACATACATGTTCTGGTTTGAATTTTGTCATATCATTTCAACCCACTGGCTTTGTCATCTAAAGATTCAGTGCGCTACAGGGGAGCACAGGCTAAGACACACACCCGTGGGGTAAGTTAGGCACAtgcaaacacaagcacacactgacacacatgaGGCAGTGGGATCAGACAGATGACCGCACTCCTCCTCACCACTCGggacactgacacactcattaTAGAGCAACAGATGGCAGAATGGGGAGTGGGCAGTcgctgtgtatgtttgtgtgttggcaCATGTTGATGTGCATGCTTACACATGTGCATGGCCTTTGAGTTGTGAACCACGCAACTCTTGACTTTTACTGGTGTAAGTCTACATGCTTACATTGTTAAATTGGGATTTAGGTGGCGAGAGAAGCACTACTTATTTCAAAATACTGCTGAAAATATATTGAAATCAtatatgttttgtaaataaagaaCATATCAGTAAGAAGGACATGTGTTTTAGACACTTGAGCTGATTAGGGTAATGGTGGGTGATGTCTAAGACTAATATTAAGTATCTTTCAGAAACCACACTAGTGATTTGCCCTAAACTGTGAAGCTTCAATTAATTTTACATCTTCTTTACTTTCTACTACTGTCATATGTGTAGCCTATATGTAGTTGTCTTAGCGTTTTATTCACTAAATTTCTGGCTTCACTAAACAATGGGAACAGAACTAGATGGCAGAAATGACTTAGGAAGAGAATAAACACTGACAAAGATATAAAGCAGTGTCAGTAATTCATTATCAGCTAGCTATCTAACTTTTTGCTGAAGTAAGCAAAATTGTCTCAGAGCAAGCGCTAATTTGCTCTGTGTGTAGAGAATTGAATGTATAACTAATGTATGTGGTAAAGATGGTTCAGAAAACAACCTTTTTGTTTTGGCATTAGTTGTTAACAGTAATTGACATTACAATAAAGATATAATGGTAGATAGCTTGCATCGTGACCTGAAATACAGTGAGGAGCGTTCTGTTTTGGTCCAATGGCCCATATTTCTGAGAAttacacatctatctatctatctatctatctatctatctatctatctatctatctatctatctatctatctatctatctatctatctatctatctatctatctatctatatgtctgtctgtctgtctgtctgtctctctctttctctctttctctatatcCTCCACACAGAGTGGCACTGGAGCGAGTACTGTCCACTCCTTCCTCCTTatctgtcctctactctctctacTCATCTTTTCTCTGCACTATCTCTCGCCCTCCTCTTCATGTTTGTGGGCAGGGGTGGAGAAAGACAAGCTCATTCATGCCAGTCACTGTCCGTCGGAAGTGAggagggggacagagagagctTGAGTGGAAGAAGATGGAGGAGTAGAGAGAAACTTGTAAGAATGAAGGAGGTATGGAGGAGTTTGCGTGTACCAAATTCATTCTCCATACCAAAAAAGGATTATTACGTATATACCACGATTTGGTTTTTCCTATTCCTATAATTTACTATTTGGATGACAAAAGAAAGTGTCTGGATGTGATATtaatgtgtgcgtgtatgatgcAGTTTTGTCTTCCACGTTCAAACGCCTCTCACATCTtcattcttttcctctttttccaaCACATTGTACTTGGCTGATGAATATGCTGTCAGTCATTCCTCTACTCCCGCATCTATCTACGCAGAACTAAACACAGGCCTGTCATCTCTGTCTAATTCAAACTATTTTAGGTTTTCTTGCGTGCCTCATTGACTGCCTCCCTCACCTATTCCTGCCACCCGTTTATTCATTTGCCTCTATTTTTAAATGGTGGAGATTTGTGTCATATTCTGAGCCTTTTTGACGCAGATGGGATGAggcagagagcaagagagcgagagagagagagagagagagagagagagagagagagagagagagagaagcatagAAAGAGAGGGCAGTAAAGTAGCAGCATGTTGTTACATCAGTTgctgcttttttatttctttagattttatttttcagtttttcaaaATTTTCCATGTTGATTGAGCTCAATCACCACATGTTGAGAAAAAGCTGGTATAACTTGCAAGGCAAAAGTTACTTGGGAAAATTTAACTATGAAATATTTAGACCACCGTTTCCAATTTTGTGTATCAAAAGAGAAAAACTGAATCCAACATACAGTTAAGCTCAataactgtaaaatattttatttagaaagaTTAACGGTTTCTTTCCtcaatattattcatttattctttaatcACTATTTCATCCTGGCCAGGGTATAAGAATATACCCTGAACGGGAGACCAGTCCACTGCAAGGCCCCATGCATACAAAAGCTCACACCCTCATTCACACCTACCAGTAATTTACTGTAGCCAGTCCACCTCCTGGCATGTTATTGGAAAGTGGAAACAAGGGAACCGACAGGAAACATGACAagaggagaacatgtgaaactccataCAGAttgtaacccaagctcaggttTAATGCAGGAAACTGTGAGGTGGCGGTGCTACCCACTGCCATCCACTAActtgttctattttatttatttgtctcatTGATGTCTCTAATTAACTTTAAACCTTAATATCTTGTAATCTTGAGACATATAAAGGCGCCCACTTATATGGTTTTCTGTCGGTATTAAGGTCAATAAAATTCACAAAACAACagaacatatattttttttctcttccaatTCTAGACTTCTAGACATCTAATGAAGggtatttaaagattaaaagatATTAAAGTGTTTCCATTTCGTTtacttttaattcttttaaattTACAGTAGTAGTACAATAAGAACAAGTTGCAGTGAGCTCAAGTTACTATCTGAGTGGAGTTGTTGTACATGTTGTCCACGTGTCTATGTGGGTTTCCCCGGGCTCTCTTGTGTCCTCCCACCTAACAAAAAGGCATGTAGGTGAAACGGCTACACTAAACTGTACGTAGGTGGGAATTAGTATATGCTCAGTGCACTGTGTGGACTGGAATCCCTTCCTGGGTGTATTCCCTTCTAAAACGCAGTGTTTCTGCACTTACTcatcctgtgtctgtgtgtgtgtgtgtgtgtgtgtgtgtgtgtgtgtgtgtgtgcacgacaGCTTAATGTAGCTAAGCCTTCGAGTGGTTGAATATGTACTGCCTCATTATTACACAGATTTATTGAAGTATTGTATTTTGCTTAT
This genomic stretch from Hemibagrus wyckioides isolate EC202008001 linkage group LG08, SWU_Hwy_1.0, whole genome shotgun sequence harbors:
- the rtn4rl2b gene encoding reticulon-4 receptor-like 2b, which produces METRSAARRQRISHALSFKSGLSLWLVLWLLACHCAPGKACPRLCVCYHMPMTVSCQSQNFSSVPVGVPYDSQRVFLQNNRITELRADSFGFETQVLWLYSNNISWIEAGAFSTLRVLEELDLGDNPSLRQVDGGAFRGLERLQSLHMHRCGLTELPADVFRKLYSLQFLYLQENQLTHLPDGVFSDLVNLTHLFLHGNRLRIVSENAFRGLVNLDRLLLHENRIRQVHRRAFRDLGRLTILYLFNNALRELPGQTLKDTAGLQFLRLNDNPWACGCEARSLWQWFRDARVSSSELICTSPSARQGQDLRFLRELDFATCPLPDPGSLTGTTTTTFSTKTRWWFSKNKPVASAKGAYQKNAELPKAFPFSSVKNAHSAAVAAAAASASKYELTPEEAALPKLEPEEYWANYGNEDATSVRCFELDCDDSQILPSSSSASPSFLYLLSLSLLALSLHMLFG